CCCGGGGCGCGAAGACGACCGGCGCGGGCTTTTACTTCCTGAAAGGCGACGGCGCCCGCCTCGAACACGCGCTCATCCAGTTCATGATGGACGTCCACCGCGAGCAGGGTTACGTCGACCTCTTCCCCCCGATTCCGGTCAAGTCCACGTCGATGGAGGGGACCGGCCAGCTCCCGAAGTTCGCGGAGGACGCCTACCGCATCGGCGGCGCGGAGACCGAGGACTACGACGACGACGACCTGTGGCTCTGTCCCACCGCCGAGGTACCCGTCACCAACATGTACGCCGACGACATCCTCCTCCGGGAGGACCTGCCGCTGAAACACCAGGCGTACACCCCCAACTTTCGGCGCGAGGCGGGCGAACACGGCACGGAAACCCGCGGCATCGTCCGCGTCCACCAGTTCAACAAGGTGGAACTCGTCAACTTCGTCGAACCGGAGGACAGTTACGACCGCCTCGAATCGCTGGTCGACGAGGCCGAGGAGGTCCTGCGGCGACTCGGTCTCCCCTACCGCATCCTCACGCTCTGTACCGGCGACCTGACCTTCGCGTCCGCGAAGACCTACGACATCGAGGTGTGGGCGCCGGGCACGGAGGCCGAGGACGGCCCCGAACGGGGCGGCCGGTGGCTCGAAGTCTCCAGCGCCTCGAACTTCGAGGACTTTCAGTCGCGGCGGGCGGGCCTGCGCTACCGCCCCGAGCGACACGAGTCGGCGGAGTACCTCCACACGCTCAACGCGTCGGGCACCGCCGTCGGGCGCGTGATGGTCGCCATCCTCGAATACTACCAGAACGAGGACGGTACTGTCACCGTCCCCGAGGCGCTCCGACCCTACATGAGCGGCACGGAGGTCATCGAGGGTCACGAGAAGGTGGGGGAGAGCGCCGTCGGCGCGGGCGAGCGGGAGTGAGTGGCGGTCGGTGGTGTGTCGGGGCCTCCCCGCGGCGACGGCGGTGGCCGTCGGCGCGGGCGAGCGGGAGTGAGCGGCGGTCGGTGGTGTGTCGGGGCCTCCCCGCGGCGACGGCGGTGGCCGTCGGCGCGGGCGAGCGGGAGTGAGCGGCGGTCGGTGGTGTGTCGGGGCCTCCCCGCGTAGCGACCCCTTACTTACGGTGTTGCCCCGTCAAAATAGACGGGATGACCGAGACGCCCACCCCTGACGACGACTCGACGACCCGCACCGGCGACTACTTCCAGCAGGAGTATCACGTCAGCGCGGCCGAGGCCGGCGAGTTCCTGATCGCCGTCGGCGAGTGCCTGCAGGCGGGCGAGGACGTGAGCCTCTCCGGCGACGACTGGGACTTGGAGTTCGCGTACCGCGACCCCGTCGAACTGGAGGTGGAACACGTCGGCGGCGACGACGCGGAACTCGAAATCGAACTCGAACTGTCCGCCGCGGACGGGAGCGACTCGCCGCCGTCGCTCGGCTAGGCCGTGTACGTCCGCAGCGACTCGATGCCCGCGTCGCCGACGCGGTGGACGTCGACGAACCCGAACAGGTCGTCGCCGTCGGCGGTTCGGAGGCGGCCTTCCACGAAGACGGTCGACACCCCGTCGCCGTCGTCGACACCAACCGCCTCGACGACGTGTTCGGTGTCGGTTCGCGGTCGATCCTCCCGCATGAACTGGACGAACCGATCCCGGCCGTCGAACGTCCGATCCGGTCGGCGCTGGACGAATCCGGGTGCGAGAAGGTCGCGCAGGCGGTCGTAGTCGCCGGCGTCGATGGCGTCGTAGTAGTACCGCACGGCGTCGCGGCGGTCCATACCGATCCTCCCGTCCCCGGGTGGATGAACCGTTCGATCTCTAATGACAACTGTTTAGCACGAACGGCGCGTGAGGGTTCGTATGAGCGACGACCAGACGAGCGTGGCGGTCGCCTGTCAGGGCGGGGGGAGTCATACGGCCTTCACCGCGGGCGTCCTGCGGCGGCTGCTCGCCGAACCGGACGCCGACTACGACCTGACGGCCTTCACCGGCACGTCGGGCGGCGCGCTCTGTGCGCTCGTGGCGTGGTACGGGCTGCGGACCGCCGACGCGGCGACGGCGCGGCGCGACCTCGCGGAGTTCTGGGCCGACATCGAGACGCGCGGTCCCGTCGACTCGCTCGTCAACTTCGGCGTCGTGGGTCTCGCGCGCCTCCTCGACGGCGGGTTTCCGGTCGCGCAGATCAGCCCAGCGTACAACGCCGGCGCCCGGATGGCGAAGCGTCGCCTCCGGGACGCCGTCGAGGCGCAGGTCGACCCCGCGGTCCTCGCGGACCTCGTGGCCGAGGCCGACCCGTCGGCGCCGAAACTCCTCGTGAGCGCCGTCGACGCGACGGACGGGACCTTCGAGATATTCACGGATCGGCCGGTCGAGGTGGACGACGGCGACGTCGATCGATCCACCGCGTGGCTCGACGAGCACCCCAAACCCCTCTCCGTCGACGCCGTCCTCGCCTCGGCGTCGGTGCCGACGGTGTTCGAGGGCGTCCGGATGCCCGACGAACCCGGTGGCCCGGTCCACGAGTACTGGGACGGCCTCTTCTCCCAGAACCCGCCGATCCGGAACCTGCTCGACGGTCCGGATCGGGCGGGGGCGAAGCCGGACGAAATCTGGCTTGTGCGCATCAACCCACGGACCCAGCGCGGCGACTTCTCCACGCTCGCGGCAATCGCCGACCGGCGCAACGAACTCGCTGGCAGTCTCTCACTCGCACAGGAACTCCACTTCGTCGATCGGGTGAACGACTGGATCGACGACGGCGTCCTGCCGCGGGAGCGGTACAAACCCGTCACCGTCCGCGAACTCGCACTCGACGAGAGCCGCCTCGACGGCGAGCGGCCCCTCCGCACGGCGTCGAAACTCGACCGGCGCGCGGGCTTCATCGAGGACTTGCTGGCGCTGGGCGAGCGACAGGCCGACGACTTCCTCGCCGACCGCGACGCCTACCACCTGCTCGGGCCGGCGTGAGGTCCGAACCCCTTTATCGGCCGCCCGCCTGCTCTCGCTGTGGACCTGCACGTGCGCTACGCGGGCGACGACGACCCCGACAAATGCACCGCCCGCAAACTCGCGCGGTTCGACCTCGTCGAACTCCACCGGTCGGACCGGGCGACGCCGTACGGGGTCGTGCTCAACCCCCACGCGGAGCGGGCGCTCTCGCCCGCCGACGAAACGGATACCCTCGTGGCCCTCGACTGTTCGTGGGAGTCGGCCGGCGAGGCCCGCTTCTCGCTTCCCGGCGAGCATCGCGCGCTCCCCTACCTCGTCGCCGCCAACCCGGTCAACTTCGGCAAGCCGTTCCGGCTGACGACGGTGGAGGCACTGGCGGCGGGGCTGGTCATCCTCGGTGACCGGCCCGCGGCCGAGCGGGTGCTGTCGAAGTTCACGTGGGGCGAGACGTTCCTCGAACTCAACGACGAACCCCTGCGGCGGTACGCCGCCTGCGACGACTCGGCGGACGTGGTGGCGGTGCAAGGGGAGTATCTGGACCGATAACTGGGCCCCAGTTTTGATTGGCGATGTTCGCGAAGCCGGACGCATGCGTCCGAAACGAGCGATTCCCGCCGTGCTCGCCCTCGCCGGGTTCGTGACCATCGCCGTCGGCGTCCACCAGGGTCTCGTCCACGTCGCCCCCGGCTACGAGGGCACGATCACGACGGGCTGGGACGGGGCACTCAGTCACGAGGAAGTGTTGCTCGCCCGTCTGGGACTCGTCGGCGTCGTCGGCGCCGGCGCCGCGTTCCGGTGGCGACGCCTCGCCGTCGTGCCCGCCGCGACGGGCGTCGTCGTCCTGTCCTACGCCTTCCGGGCCGTTCTGCACTACGCGCAGGACCCGGGGCTCTACGCGCCGGTCACGGCCTTCGGCGGGGCATCGGTGCGGTTCGTCCTCGGCGCCGAACCGTTCCTGCTCGTCGCCGGCGGGGCGCTTCTCGTCGCTGCCGGCGTCGTCGGGTGGGGCGTGCGCCCCGCTGGGACCGACGACGGCGCGTCAGCCGCCGCATCGCCGTCGAAGCGGTAGTTCGGTGCCGTCGCGAACGGACGACCTTTTATTCGCCCGTGTCGAAACGCCGACAATGATTTTCGAAGCCCTGCCGACCACGCCCCGGTCGGAGGAACTTATCGACAAGGCGTTCTCGCGGGCCGCCCGGACCGGGCGCGCGAAGTCCGGGGTGGAGGCCCAGCAGTCCATGCTGCAGACGGCGGGCAACATCCTCTCGGACAACCTGGAGAACGTGGTGACCGAGTGGCCGGATTTCGGCGTCGTCGACCCGTTCTATCGCGAACTCGCCGACGCGGTGTTGCGCCGGGAGATGGGGACCAGAACCGCCGACGACGGCACCGAACAGACGGGGGTCGACGCCCTGCGGGCCAGCCTCTCGGAGGTGACGTGGGCGAGCCGTCAGGTCGAGGAGATTCAGCGCGAGTACAACGCGAAACTCCGGAAGACGGACGCCGAGACGGCCAGAAAGCACCGCAAGCAGGCGTTCGCCCGGATGGCGGACGTGGTGGAGGAAATCGAGGCCGATCTGTTGCGGGTGGGCGAGGCCCGCGACGCCCTCCGTGACCTGCCCGACATTCGCCCGGACGAACCGACCATCGTCGTCGCGGGCTACCCCAACGTCGGCAAGTCGTCGTTCGTGAACGCGGTCACCCGCGCCGACAACGAAATCGCCCGGTATCCGTTCACCACCCGCGGCATCCAGATCGGTCACTTCGAACGGGACCACATCCGCTATCAGATCATCGACACGCCCGGACTGCTGGACCGGCCGGAAGCGGAGCGCAACGACATCGAGAGCCAGGCAGCGAGCGCGCTCGCCCACCTCGCCGACGCCGTCCTCTTCGTCGTCGACGCGAGCGAGGCGTGTGGCTACCCGCTCGACGCCCAACTCGACCTGCGGAACGCCGTCGCCGAGCGCTTCGACGCCCCCGTGCTGACGGTGTGTAACAAGAGCGACCGCTCCCGCGACGTGGACGCCGACGCCTACATGAGCGTCAGCGAGGGGGAGAACGTCGACGCGGTACTCGACCTGGCGGTCGAGACGGTCGACTGGGAGCCCGACCTGCCGTCGCGTTAACGGCCCGAATACGTCACGTCGACGGTGGCGGTGACCGTCACGGGTGCGGGCTGGATGACCGTCTCGCCGCCGCCCGCGGTATCCTCGAACCGGGCGGTCGGGAAGGGAGCGAACGCCGCGCCGGTCGAGGCCTGCCGGACGCCGGTCACCGAGAGGTCCGCCGCGTCGGCGATGCCGTCCGCGTCGGCGCGCGCGGCGTCCATCGCCCGGTCGAGCGCCGTCGCCCGCAGTTCGGCCCTGCGCTCGTCGCTCAGCGTGAAGCGGACGCCGTCGACGCTCGTCGCACCGGCGCCGACGGCGAGGTCGATCACCTCGCCGGCGCGGTCGGGACCCGTCTCGACGGCGAGTGCGTGGACCGCGCGGTAGCCGACGAGTTCGCGCTCGCTGCGGCTGTAGTTGTAGACGGGCGCGATGCCGAACGTCGTCGTCGTCACGGCCGCGTCGGGAACGTCGGCGTCCGAGAGGGCCGTCCGCACGCGCTCGACGCCCCGGGCGACCTGCCCGCGGGCCGCGTTCGCGGTGTCGGCCGTCGACTCGACGCCGACGTGGACGACCGCCAGATCGGGCTCGGCGCTGGCCGATCCGGTCGCGGACACCGAGATGGTCGGACCGGTCGCCCCGCCGTCGCTCGCGGCGGTCTGGAGCGGGGTGGTACAGCCGGCGAGGAGGACGACGGCAACGAGTGTCAGAGAAATCACACGTTTCATAGGGGAAGAGAGAGGACGGCCGAGGATATGAATTACGCCGTATGTCGAGTGGTAACGCGACCCGATGCCGTGGATGGTGAACTGGGGCCGACGCTCGCTGCGGCCGCCGTGCGGTCGGCGCTCGTTCCCACGTCGACGGCGACGTACCGGACTTCGACGGTGATGGGGCCGTCGTCGCGGAGCAGCGAGTCGTCGATGGCTTCGATCCGTTCGGCGAGGCGGCCGGCGAGTTCGGGTGTCTCCCGGCCGGGTGGGTGGCCGACGGTGACCGTCACGCGTTCCGGGCGGGAGAAGGGAAACGTCTCCTCGTAGACGACGGTGAGCGAGAGGCGCTCCAGGTCCTCGTAGTCGGCGAGGGCGTCGTCGACGGCCAGTCGGGTGTCCTCCTCGAACGTCGCGGTCCGGTAGGTGCCGTAGGTGACGCCCGCGAGTAGGGTCGAGAGGACGAGCAGGGCGACGCCGAGGGTGGCGATGCGCTTGAGCGTCGCCGTCCGCGCCTCCTCGCGCCGGAACCAGCTCTCGGGTCGGTAGCCCGTGAGCCACAGCACGGCCAGCGCCGCGAAGTTGATCGAGAGGAAGTTGACGAGCACGAGCACGAAGGCCCCGGAGACGGTGCGGGGCGACCCCCACGCGAGGCCGATGCCGACGACGGCCGTCGGCGGAACGAGCGCCGCGGCGATCATGACGCCGACGAGCGCCGTCGAGACGCCGGTCGAGAGGGAGAGCGCCCCCGCGGCGCCCGCGCCGAGCGCGATGACCAGGGAGAGCACGTCGGGGACGAGGCGTTCGCGCACCTCGTCGATGGCGAACACGTCGGCCGCTTCGAGGGGGACGATGTGGGCGGTCCGCAGGAGCGCGGCGAAGCCCGCGGCGGCGACGACGGCCAACACCCCGCCGGCGACCTGGAGTTTCACCCCGCGGAGCAGGAGTTCGCGGTCGTCGACGACCGACCCGGTGCTCGTCGCCATCGCGGGGCCGATCAACGGCGCGATGACCATCGAGCCCACCACCACTGCGGCGGAGTCGAGCAGGAGGCCCGCGGTGGCGACGATGGCGCTCACCGCCGTCATGACGACGAACGTCCGCCACGTCGGCGCGAGCGAACGTGCCCGCGCCGCGAGTTCCTCGCGGGCGATCCGGTCACCGTTCTCCTCCCCTTCCTCGTAGCGCTCGACGAGGTCGTCGAACCGCCGCGAGATCACCGTCTCGGCGTCGAGGACGACGGTGTACGCGTCCCGGTCGAGACCGGCTTCCCGGAGCCGCTCCAACACCGGTTCGACCGCCGCCGACGGCAGGGGGAAGGTCACCGTCGCGGTGTACTCGCGGCTGCTGGTCTCGTCGGTGACGACGTAGTCGATGCCCTCGTCGTCGAGCGCCCGCAGGATCGACTCGCGCTTGCCCGCGGGGACCATGACCTGTACGAGTCGCACGGACGCACATCCACCCGCGCCGGCAAATAGCCTGCGTCGATCACTCCGACCGCAGTCGCTCCAGCACCGGCATCTCCGCGACCCGTTCGCCCAGTTTCGCCCAGTCGATCCCCGACGGTTTCCCCGCCGCCCCCGTCCGCACGCCCCGTTCGGGCGTCACGACCAGAGCCATCGGCACGTCGTGGTCGTCCGGCGGCGGGGCGTCGTCGACGACCTGTCGCTCGTGGACCGTCGTCGCCGTCGTCGTGCCGTCGTCCACGAGGCCGAACTCCCGGAGGACGGCGAACTCCAGGTCGCTGTACCCCTCGCCTTTCCCGACTCGGCTGCCACCTTCACTCACAGCGACGCTCCCACTGACGATCAGGTCGATCCGTTCCATCTCGTCGGGACCGACCGGCGTCCCGTACTCGTCGATGCCGCCGACCGTCGTCGAAGCGTCGACATCATCCACCTCGTCGGGGTCGAGCCGCCGGAAACACCGCTCGTCGCGCAGGCGCGGGACGGCCACGTACAGCGCCTTGCCCGCCCGGAGCGCGGCCCGCCGCACCGGCAACTGCGGGGCGTCGGGGTTCGCCTTGATCGTCTCTGCACGCTTCCACTCGTCGGTTTCGGCGAGGCGGTCGGCCGCCTCGCTCGCACCCGCGAAGTTGGGGATGCGGTCGTGCGGTGGAAACGGGAACCGCGCTTCGCCGCTCGCCTCCAGGTCGTCCCAGATGCGCTCCCGGAGCGTCGCCTTGTCCATACGACCCGTACGGACGCCGCCGGCAGGTGGGTTTCGACTCCGAGGTATCGCTCGCGGGAACAGCGTTATTGTTGCTGACGGCCGATTCACATTATCCGCAATGAGTGAGTCCGACGGCTCCGGCGGCGCCGAGTACGGCGAGGTGGCGCTCGCGCTCGCGGCCGTCGCGGCGCTCGTCGTCGCCGCGGCGCTCCTCCCCGGCGCCGGCCTCGGCGGCGGCGGGATGGACGACGGCGAGCGGGGGACGCCAGCGGCGACCGGAACGCCCGGAGCGATGGCGACGCCCGAGGGCGGCGGCGAGCGTCCGGGGGGTGCCTCCGCCGGCGGCCAGCTACCCGGCGGCTCGCCGAGCGGCGTCCCGCTCTCACAGCCCCCCGAACGGACGCGAATCGGCTCCACGCAGGGGTTCGAAGGTGAACTCGCCCAGACCCCGCAGTTCGTCGTCGAGGGCCCGGAGAACACCTACTGGCGACAGACGGCGTACGCCACGTACACCGGGTCGTCGTGGGCGAGTTCGCCGCGGTGGCGGTCCATCGCCGAGGGCGTCCCCAACGACGCCCGGACGGTCGACGGGCGGGCGATGGACTACCGCGTCACTCTCCTGGTGCCGTCGTCGTCGCTCCCGACCGCCTGGCAACCGAGCGGCGTCGAACTGCCGAACGCGAGCGCGGGCGTCGAGGCGTCGACGGTCGGCGGCGTCCGCGCGACGACCCGACTCCCCGCGGGGACGGACTACCTCGCCCGGAGCGCGGCGCCGCCCTCGGACCCGTCGACGCTCCGGGCCGCCGGCACCGACTACCCCGACCGCATCGCGGAGCGGTACACGCAACTGCCCGAGGCGACGCCGGATCGGGTGGGCGCGTTCACCGACGACCTGACCGCGGGCGACGAGACGCCGTACGACGAGGCGGTCACGGTTCGCGACTGGCTCAAAAAGAAGCCGTATTCCCTGAACGCCAGCCACGAGGCGGGCGAGCCGGTCGCCGACCAGTTCATCTTCGAGATGGAGTCGGGCTACTGCCAGTACTACGCCACCTCGATGGTCGCCATGCTGCGGACGCAGGGGATTCCGGCCCGCTACGTCGTCGGCTACGCGCCGGGCGAGCGGGTGGGCGAGGAGGAGTATCTCGTCACCGCCGACCGGGGACACGCGTGGGTCGAGGTGTTCTTCCCCGGGACCGGCTGGGTGCGCTTCGATCCGACCGGCTCGGGGCGGCTCCCGGTGCAGAACCCACAGCCGCCGTACGACATCTCGCTCAACCGCTCGGCGGTGGCGGGGGCGCCCGTCTCCATCAGCGTCGCCAAGAACGGATCGCCGGTCGTCGGCGCGCCGGTCGAGATCAACGGCGAGCGCGTCGGCTGGACGGGCGCCGAGGGCACCGTGACGACGCGACTCCCATACGCCGCCGAGTTCACGGTCACTGCGCGACCCCCGGACGCGGCGACGAAGTACGACGGCGGGGCGAACGAGACGACTGCCGACCGGTGGGCCGGCGGTCCGATGCTCCCGGCTCGTGGCGAGACGGCGGGCCACGCCGACCGCGCCGCGTCGCCGGCCCTCCCACAGCGCGCCGCCCCGGCACCCAACGGCTCCTCGCGGACCTACCGGAGCGACACGAACGTCACGCTCGCCGTCGAGGGGACGCCCGTCGCGGGCGGCGGGACGACCGTCCGGGCGACGATCCGTGACGTGCCCGTTCGCGGGGCGACGGTGACCCTCGACGGCGAGCGCGTCGGCCGGACGGGACCGGACGGCCGCCTCGGCGTCTCGCTCGCCGACGTCTCTCCCGGCACCTACCGACTCGCGGCGCGTCGCGAGGCCGTCAATGCGACGACGACGATTCGCGTCTACGCCGCGGGCACCACCCCGACGCCCGCCGCGCCGCCGCCGGTGAACCTCTCGGTGTCGGCGCCGCTGCTCCCGCTGCCCGGCGGGTCGGCGACGGTGACGACGACGCGAAACGGGACGCCCGTCGCGGACGCGCGGGTGACCGTCGGCGGCGCCGAGTCGGGTCAAACGGCCGAGAACGGCACGCTCGGCGTGTCGCTGCCGGTCGCGGGGTCGGCCGCCGTCGTCGCCCGTGCCCCGGACGGGGCGAGCGCGCGGACGACCCTCCCGCTCGCGCGCAACGCCGGCGTCGTCGGCGCCGTCGCGTTGGGTGGCCTCGCCCTCCTCGGCCGTGCGGCGCGACGGCGCGGCCTCACGCCCCGGAGCGCGGGGCGGGCGGCGGCGACGTGGCTGTCCCGACTCGTCGCGTGGACGGCGGCCGCCTGCGTCCGCGCCGCCGACCGCCTCGTCGCCGCCGGTCGGGCGCTCCGACGCGGGCTTCGACACCTCGCTGGCCTCCCCGGGCGGCTGGCGACCAGCGGACTCGCCGCCCTCGCGGCGCTCGATCCCCGTGCGCTCGTCGGGTGGCTCCGGCGGTGGCTCGCCGGCCTGCTTGCGCGTGCCGAGTCGGCGGCGACGGCAACCGCGGACTCGACCGGGGTCAATCCACCGAGCGCGACCGGTACCGCCGACGACGACGAGGCGTCGACGGCGACGATCCGCGACCTCTGGCGCGAGTTCGTCGCCGTCGTCGCGCCACCACGGGTGACGACCCGGACGCCGGGGGAGATCGCCCGCTACGCCATCGAGCGCGGGCTGCCGGCGCCCCCGATTCACGCGCTGACCGAGGCGTATCGCGACGCCGAGTACGGACGGCTCGCCCCCGACGCGGACCGCCTCGCTCGCGCCCGCGAGGCGCTTCGGACGGTCCGCGAGGCGATGGGGGGAGGGACGGAGTGAGCCGTCTCACTTGGCGCCGGGCGGCGGTCGGCCTCGCACTCGCTGGCGTCGGGTTCGCGGTCTGGTACGGTTACGCGCCGGCGACGTTCCCGGCTCCGATTCGGGATGCCCTCGACGCTCTCGATACCGACTCGGGTCTCGCGCTGGCGTTCGCCGGTGCCGTCGCCGGAGTGATCGGCCTGCTCTACTCGTGGCTCACACAGCCCGACACCGCGGCGCCGCTGTCGGAGCGGTCGGCCGGGGAGTCGGGGGGGCGCCCGCCGATTGCCGGCACCGACCTCTCCGCGCGGTACGAGCGGTCGGTCGAGAGCGGCGGTCCCGACGACGTGGCCGCCGATCCGATCCGGCGACGGCTTCGTGCCGTCGTCGTCGAGAGCGTCGCAGCCGACGACCCCGCGGACTACGTCGACCGGGGGGCGTGGACCGACGACCGGTACGCGGCGGCCTTCCTATCGACCACCGCCGACGTGGACTATCCGTGGTACCATCGGCTGTACGCGTGGCTCTACCCCGGCCGCGCCTACGAGCGCCGGGTGCACCGGACGCTCGCCGCCGTCGAGCGGACGTGCGCCGACCGGCTGTCGGGGTACGAGCCGCCGCCGTCGTCGTCGCCCCGAGGGCGCCTCCACGCCCTCCGCGCGGCGCTGGAGGGATCGTCGTGACCCGTCGCGTCCGGCGGTACGGTGGGCTCGCGGCGGCGGCCGTCCTGCTCGTCGCCGTCGGCGTCGCGTCGGGGACGCCGGCGCTCCTGCTCGCGGGCGTCGTCCCGCTCGCCTTCGTCGTCCACGGGGCGCTGTCGACGCTCGCCCCCCTCGACGACCGGGTACGGGTCGAACGCGAGCTGCGGCCGGAGGCGCCGCTGCCGGGCCAGTCCGTCGAGGTGACGCTGACGGCCACGAACGTCGGCGCCTCGGTGCTCCCGGACCTCCGAATGCGCGACGGCGTGCCCGAGGAGCTGTCGGTCCGGGACGGAGCGTCGAGCGTCGGCACCGCGCTCCGCCCTGGCGAGTCGGCGACGGCGACGTACACGCTCACTGCGAACCGGGGGCGCTACGCCTTCCGTCCGGTTCGGCTCCGCGCGTCGACCGTGAGCGGAACGGTCGTCGCCGAGACGACCCGCGAAGCCGACGGCGCCGACGGGTTCGAGTGCCGCATCGACGCCGCGGACGTGCCGCTCCGGCGACGGACCACGGCGTTTTCGGGGTCGCTGGCGACCGACACCGGCGGCGTCGGCGTCGAGTTCCACGCCACCCGCGACTACCGCGCGGGCGACCCGGTCAACCGGATCAACTGGCGGCGCTACGCCAAGACCGGCGAACTCTCGACGGTCGAGTACCGCGAACAGCGCGCCGCGCGGGTGGCGGTGCTGATCGACGCCCGGGAGCCGAGCCACGTCGCCGGCGCGGCGTCGCTCCCGACCGGTGCGACGCTGTGTGCGTACGCCGCCACGCTCGCGACCCGCGTCCTCCGCGACGACGGGCACCACGTCGGCGTCGGTGCCTTCGGGGTGGCCGACCCGCTCACCGACCGGCGGCCGGCGTGGGTGCCGCCGGACGCCGACGCCTTCGCGACCCACGCGGCCGCCGTCTGCAACGCCGCCGCGACTGGCTCCGGCGAGTCGGTGACGGCGACGGCCGCTGAGGACGCCCGCGCCGACGGCGGCGGTGCCGACTGCCGCCGCCTGCTCGCCGGCCTCCCCGCGACGGCACAGGTGATCCACTGCACGCCCGCCCTCGACGACGCCGCGGCGTCGATGGTCGAGTCGATCCGCGCCCACGGCCACGAGACGACGGTCCTCTCGCCGTCGGTGCCGCCGAACTCCGTCGGCGGTCGGGTGCTCGCGCTGGAGCGGGCGGTTCGACTCGACCGGATGCGGGGGGTCGGCGCGGCCGTCGTGGACTGGGACCGGGAGGAGGAGTTGCCGGTGGCGCTGGGGCGGGTGCTTCGGGGAGGGAGCTACCGATGACGGGATCGACGGGCGCGTCGGTCGGCGCGGCCGTCGTGGACTGGGATCGGGAGGAGGAGTTGCCGGTGGCGCTGTCGCGGGTGCTTCGGGGAGGGCGGCGGTGATGACGGGCGCGTCGCTCGCCGACCGTCTCGCTCGCCCGGCGAGCCTGACCGTTGCCCTCGCCGTCGGCGTCGGCCTGATCGTCGCGGGCGTGACGGGTGGGACCGCGGCGGGCATCGCGCTGACGGCGGCGGCGGGCATCGCCCTCGGTGCCGCGGCGCTCGTCCGGTCGCGAGACGGTCCCGCCGCGGCGGCCACGGGCGCGGCGCTGGCGCCACTCGTCGCCCTCGGCGGTGTCGCGGGCGTCGTCCTCGTCGCCGCCGAGCGCGGCGTCCTCGGCGGCGGACTCGTGGCGGCCCTCCCCGCCGTCGCCCTCGCGGTCGGTGCCGGCGTGGCGGCCGTCGGGGCGACCGGCACGCTCGGCGAGGGGATCGACGAGCGGGCGGTCCGGCGGGTGTTCCGGTCCGCGGCCGCGACGCTGACGGTCGTCGGACTGGCGTTCGTGGCGCTTCTCGCCGCGCGGTTCGACGCCGTCTCCGTCCCCACGCTGTCGCCGGGTGCGCTCCTCGATCCGGTGCTGTCGCCCGGCGGGCCGACGGTGGCGCTGGTGACCTTCTTCGGCCTCGTCGTCGCCGCGGCGCTCGCCTGTCGGTGGGCGCTGTCGACCCTTCCGATCACGGAACTGCTCCCGCGGGCGCGGCGCGAGGCGGCCGAGCGGGCGGTCGACCGCCTCG
This window of the Haloplanus rubicundus genome carries:
- a CDS encoding 5-formyltetrahydrofolate cyclo-ligase, producing MDKATLRERIWDDLEASGEARFPFPPHDRIPNFAGASEAADRLAETDEWKRAETIKANPDAPQLPVRRAALRAGKALYVAVPRLRDERCFRRLDPDEVDDVDASTTVGGIDEYGTPVGPDEMERIDLIVSGSVAVSEGGSRVGKGEGYSDLEFAVLREFGLVDDGTTTATTVHERQVVDDAPPPDDHDVPMALVVTPERGVRTGAAGKPSGIDWAKLGERVAEMPVLERLRSE
- a CDS encoding transglutaminase domain-containing protein translates to MSESDGSGGAEYGEVALALAAVAALVVAAALLPGAGLGGGGMDDGERGTPAATGTPGAMATPEGGGERPGGASAGGQLPGGSPSGVPLSQPPERTRIGSTQGFEGELAQTPQFVVEGPENTYWRQTAYATYTGSSWASSPRWRSIAEGVPNDARTVDGRAMDYRVTLLVPSSSLPTAWQPSGVELPNASAGVEASTVGGVRATTRLPAGTDYLARSAAPPSDPSTLRAAGTDYPDRIAERYTQLPEATPDRVGAFTDDLTAGDETPYDEAVTVRDWLKKKPYSLNASHEAGEPVADQFIFEMESGYCQYYATSMVAMLRTQGIPARYVVGYAPGERVGEEEYLVTADRGHAWVEVFFPGTGWVRFDPTGSGRLPVQNPQPPYDISLNRSAVAGAPVSISVAKNGSPVVGAPVEINGERVGWTGAEGTVTTRLPYAAEFTVTARPPDAATKYDGGANETTADRWAGGPMLPARGETAGHADRAASPALPQRAAPAPNGSSRTYRSDTNVTLAVEGTPVAGGGTTVRATIRDVPVRGATVTLDGERVGRTGPDGRLGVSLADVSPGTYRLAARREAVNATTTIRVYAAGTTPTPAAPPPVNLSVSAPLLPLPGGSATVTTTRNGTPVADARVTVGGAESGQTAENGTLGVSLPVAGSAAVVARAPDGASARTTLPLARNAGVVGAVALGGLALLGRAARRRGLTPRSAGRAAATWLSRLVAWTAAACVRAADRLVAAGRALRRGLRHLAGLPGRLATSGLAALAALDPRALVGWLRRWLAGLLARAESAATATADSTGVNPPSATGTADDDEASTATIRDLWREFVAVVAPPRVTTRTPGEIARYAIERGLPAPPIHALTEAYRDAEYGRLAPDADRLARAREALRTVREAMGGGTE
- a CDS encoding DUF7269 family protein: MSRLTWRRAAVGLALAGVGFAVWYGYAPATFPAPIRDALDALDTDSGLALAFAGAVAGVIGLLYSWLTQPDTAAPLSERSAGESGGRPPIAGTDLSARYERSVESGGPDDVAADPIRRRLRAVVVESVAADDPADYVDRGAWTDDRYAAAFLSTTADVDYPWYHRLYAWLYPGRAYERRVHRTLAAVERTCADRLSGYEPPPSSSPRGRLHALRAALEGSS
- a CDS encoding DUF58 domain-containing protein, with the protein product MTRRVRRYGGLAAAAVLLVAVGVASGTPALLLAGVVPLAFVVHGALSTLAPLDDRVRVERELRPEAPLPGQSVEVTLTATNVGASVLPDLRMRDGVPEELSVRDGASSVGTALRPGESATATYTLTANRGRYAFRPVRLRASTVSGTVVAETTREADGADGFECRIDAADVPLRRRTTAFSGSLATDTGGVGVEFHATRDYRAGDPVNRINWRRYAKTGELSTVEYREQRAARVAVLIDAREPSHVAGAASLPTGATLCAYAATLATRVLRDDGHHVGVGAFGVADPLTDRRPAWVPPDADAFATHAAAVCNAAATGSGESVTATAAEDARADGGGADCRRLLAGLPATAQVIHCTPALDDAAASMVESIRAHGHETTVLSPSVPPNSVGGRVLALERAVRLDRMRGVGAAVVDWDREEELPVALGRVLRGGSYR